The following are from one region of the Deinococcus planocerae genome:
- a CDS encoding DUF1003 domain-containing protein: protein MRKSLSRWRRRPREETVQALIQENIAVNQVLQARAEESLTRLHRPIEQIGALVGRPAFVAGFLALCLLWIGTNLGLKWDGKTPWDPPPFPWMQDVFGLLGLLVTTVVLVAQARQGQINEQRAQLALQIALLTEQRSAKIIELLEELRRDLPNVHNRLDPEAEVMMQASDPAAIVEALTPLEAGRETSLPPGGSASGESAAAREEGRRDADLLPG, encoded by the coding sequence ATGCGAAAGAGCCTTTCGCGCTGGCGCCGCCGACCCCGGGAAGAAACCGTCCAGGCCCTGATCCAGGAGAACATCGCCGTCAACCAGGTCTTGCAGGCGCGGGCCGAGGAGAGCCTGACCCGGCTGCACCGTCCCATCGAGCAGATCGGCGCGCTGGTGGGCCGCCCGGCGTTCGTGGCCGGATTCCTCGCCCTGTGCCTGCTGTGGATCGGGACGAACCTCGGCCTGAAGTGGGACGGCAAGACGCCCTGGGACCCCCCGCCCTTCCCATGGATGCAGGACGTGTTCGGGCTGCTGGGCCTGCTGGTGACCACGGTGGTGCTGGTGGCGCAGGCGCGGCAGGGCCAGATCAACGAGCAGCGGGCGCAACTGGCCCTCCAGATCGCCCTGCTGACCGAGCAGCGCAGCGCCAAGATCATCGAGCTGCTCGAAGAACTGCGCCGGGACCTTCCCAATGTCCACAACCGCCTTGACCCCGAGGCGGAGGTGATGATGCAGGCGAGCGACCCCGCCGCCATCGTGGAGGCCCTGACCCCCCTGGAGGCGGGCAGGGAGACCAGCCTGCCGCCCGGGGGCAGTGCCTCGGGGGAAAGTGCGGCGGCGAGGGAGGAGGGGCGGCGGGATGCTGACTTGCTTCCCGGTTGA
- a CDS encoding glycoside hydrolase family 15 protein yields MTDTPTPGTPDPELSTKTDQPQPAQGLAPGAPGLPPTWASSDKDFVTTALGASRVWVTGGHGALNEVYWPSTGEPQIRDLTFYLVGESGWVDLKRERRYVFSMPKPYLPLPTILHRGEDYELTLEVLPDPVRDVVLIRYALSGPYRLVVLLSPHLTPSGHDSAAWVEGQRLLAASGERAVALLASGPMTYLSAGYVGFSDGWQDLSAHGRLTWAYGRAENGNLALTAELGEPSGLIALGFALNVQGAQGLARASLAEGDEAARRAFLHAWEGWGGALKLDAPTPELEAEALLSATVLKIHEDRAYPGALVASLSIPWGDTTDTLGGYHLVWPRDATLAAFGLIACHQREDARRVLAGFIANQQPDGHWLQNYYPDGRGFWHGVQLDETAFPVLLAAKLREEGEPELEGTGDMVRRALAFVARTGPTSDQDRWEENAGVNPFTLGVAIAALVAGSGWLEEEERHHALGLADDWNERLESLCYVTGTPLGRELGVDGYYVRLAPPDRDGTLTGQVTLQNREGQGIEASALVSLDFSYLPRLGLRSATDPRIRNTVRVVDHLLAEETPTGTFYHRYNGDGYGEHDDGSAYDGHGVGRLWPLLSGERGHLALQAGEDPMPYLDALLRCSSPGGLLPEQVWNGPPIPERGLYPGRPNGSAMPLLWAHAEFLKLLHATQTGRPAELLREVEKRYREPLPAEVRHWRPAAPVPHLEPGLLLLIEDDRPFTLHFGFDGWQEAQDREAVPLPFGLWGVTFSPGDLEGHETLDFTRHTAAGWEGQDHHVRLGQTDVRTSLAARTAQG; encoded by the coding sequence ATGACCGACACCCCGACCCCCGGCACCCCCGATCCGGAGCTTTCCACCAAAACCGACCAGCCCCAACCCGCCCAGGGCCTAGCCCCCGGGGCCCCCGGCCTGCCCCCCACCTGGGCCAGCAGCGACAAGGACTTCGTGACGACCGCCCTCGGCGCCTCCCGCGTGTGGGTCACAGGCGGGCACGGCGCCCTGAACGAGGTCTACTGGCCCTCCACCGGCGAGCCGCAAATCCGCGATCTCACCTTCTATCTCGTGGGCGAGTCGGGGTGGGTGGACCTCAAGCGGGAGCGGCGCTACGTCTTCTCCATGCCCAAGCCGTACCTCCCCCTTCCCACCATCCTCCACCGGGGCGAGGACTATGAGCTGACCCTGGAGGTGCTGCCCGACCCCGTGCGGGACGTGGTGCTGATCCGCTACGCCCTGAGCGGGCCCTACCGGCTGGTCGTCCTCCTCTCCCCCCACCTCACGCCGAGCGGGCATGACAGCGCCGCGTGGGTGGAGGGGCAACGGCTGCTCGCGGCGAGCGGCGAGCGGGCCGTCGCCCTGCTGGCGAGCGGGCCGATGACCTACCTCAGCGCCGGATACGTGGGCTTCTCCGACGGCTGGCAGGACCTGAGCGCGCACGGGCGGCTGACCTGGGCGTACGGGCGGGCGGAGAACGGCAACCTCGCCCTCACCGCCGAACTGGGGGAACCGTCCGGGTTGATCGCGCTGGGCTTCGCCCTGAACGTGCAAGGGGCGCAGGGGCTGGCCCGCGCGAGCCTGGCCGAGGGGGACGAGGCCGCCCGCCGCGCCTTCCTGCACGCCTGGGAGGGATGGGGGGGTGCCCTCAAGCTCGACGCCCCGACGCCCGAGTTAGAAGCCGAAGCCCTCTTGAGCGCCACCGTCCTCAAAATCCACGAGGACCGGGCGTACCCTGGCGCTCTCGTCGCCAGCCTGAGCATTCCCTGGGGGGACACGACGGACACGCTGGGCGGCTACCACCTCGTCTGGCCGCGCGACGCGACGCTGGCGGCCTTCGGCCTGATCGCCTGCCACCAGCGCGAGGACGCCCGGCGGGTGCTGGCGGGCTTCATCGCCAACCAGCAGCCCGACGGCCACTGGCTGCAAAACTACTACCCCGACGGGCGGGGCTTCTGGCACGGCGTGCAGCTCGACGAGACCGCCTTCCCGGTCCTGCTCGCCGCCAAACTGCGCGAGGAGGGGGAGCCCGAGCTGGAGGGTACGGGCGACATGGTGCGCCGGGCGCTCGCCTTCGTGGCCCGCACCGGCCCCACCAGCGACCAGGACCGCTGGGAGGAGAACGCGGGGGTGAACCCCTTCACCCTGGGGGTCGCCATCGCCGCCCTCGTCGCGGGGTCGGGCTGGCTGGAGGAGGAGGAACGGCACCACGCCCTCGGCCTCGCCGACGACTGGAACGAGCGGCTGGAGAGCCTGTGCTACGTCACCGGCACGCCGCTGGGCCGCGAATTGGGGGTGGACGGCTACTACGTGCGCCTCGCCCCGCCCGACCGCGACGGCACCCTCACCGGGCAGGTGACCCTCCAAAACCGCGAGGGCCAGGGCATCGAGGCGTCCGCCCTCGTCAGCCTCGACTTTTCCTACCTGCCGCGCCTGGGCCTGCGTTCGGCGACCGACCCGCGCATCCGGAACACCGTCCGGGTGGTGGACCACCTCCTCGCCGAGGAGACGCCCACGGGCACCTTCTACCACCGCTACAACGGCGACGGCTACGGCGAACACGACGACGGTTCGGCGTACGACGGGCACGGGGTGGGGCGGCTGTGGCCCCTCCTGAGCGGCGAGCGGGGGCACCTCGCCCTCCAGGCGGGGGAGGACCCCATGCCCTACCTCGACGCGCTGCTGCGCTGCTCCAGCCCGGGGGGACTCCTGCCCGAGCAGGTCTGGAACGGGCCCCCCATCCCCGAGCGGGGGTTGTACCCGGGCCGCCCCAACGGCAGCGCGATGCCCCTCCTGTGGGCGCACGCCGAATTCCTGAAGTTGCTGCACGCCACGCAGACCGGTCGCCCCGCCGAACTCCTGCGCGAGGTGGAGAAGCGTTACCGCGAGCCCCTTCCCGCCGAGGTCCGGCACTGGCGGCCCGCCGCGCCCGTCCCCCACCTCGAACCCGGCCTGCTGCTCCTGATCGAGGACGACCGGCCCTTCACCCTCCACTTCGGCTTCGACGGCTGGCAGGAGGCGCAGGACCGGGAGGCCGTGCCCCTGCCCTTCGGCCTGTGGGGGGTGACCTTCAGCCCCGGGGACCTGGAAGGCCACGAGACCCTCGACTTCACCCGGCACACGGCGGCGGGGTGGGAGGGGCAGGACCACCACGTGCGGCTGGGGCAGACGGACGTGCGGACGTCGCTCGCCGCCAGGACCGCCCAAGGCTAA
- the metG gene encoding methionine--tRNA ligase, with translation MTRSPEREFYITTAIDYANGAPHIGHVYEKILADAIARYHRLAGFEVTFLTGTDEHGEKIAKAAAKAGQTPQAFVDHLSMSAFKGLWDRLEISYDDFIRTTEGRHKRFVTDILQRVYDAGDIYFAEYEGLYSVGAERYVTEKELVEGGDGVRRYPGDKDPPELRREANYFFRMEKYQAWLLGHIQSNPEFIQPAGYRNEVLEMLREPIGDLSISRPKSRVPWGIELPWDPDHVTYVWFDALLNYVSGPVSRGMGEETIGLAWHVIGKDILKPHAVFWPTMLRAAGLPIYRKLVVHSHILAEDGRKMGKSLGNAINPEQLVNEYPVDAIRYTLLREATLSADSPYGEGILVSRLNSDLANDLGNLLSRTVSMIQKYRGGVIPQAHEPGEREHGIEAAALALPGEVMGLVRDLKVNMAIETAMNFVRDLNRYIAESAPWNLAKSEETARRLDTVLYTAAEGLRVASVALEAVIPGKARGLRGQLGLGGQSYALTGAWGLTPAGTRVVGGPILFPKPEAREKEETDPPTPAPKKERKPVTQPSDQPQPAPTPSPTPAATEPVISIDDFARVDLRIAEVVGAEAVEKADKLLKLTVRMGEETRTVVSGIRKWFAPEDLVGRRVVLVANLKPAKLRGIESQGMILAAEDDQGNLDLVGTRLDLPTGTKVR, from the coding sequence ATGACCAGATCACCCGAGCGAGAGTTTTACATCACCACCGCCATCGACTACGCGAACGGCGCCCCCCACATCGGGCACGTCTACGAGAAGATCCTGGCCGACGCCATCGCGCGCTACCACCGCCTCGCCGGGTTTGAGGTGACCTTTCTGACCGGCACCGACGAGCACGGCGAGAAGATCGCCAAGGCCGCCGCCAAGGCCGGACAGACCCCCCAGGCGTTCGTGGACCACCTCTCCATGAGCGCCTTCAAGGGCCTGTGGGACCGCCTAGAAATCAGCTACGACGACTTCATCCGCACGACGGAGGGGCGCCACAAGCGCTTTGTCACGGACATTCTCCAGCGGGTGTACGACGCGGGCGACATCTACTTCGCCGAGTACGAGGGCCTGTACTCGGTGGGCGCCGAGCGGTACGTGACCGAAAAGGAACTCGTCGAGGGCGGTGACGGCGTACGGCGTTACCCCGGCGACAAGGACCCGCCCGAGCTGCGGCGCGAGGCGAACTACTTCTTCCGCATGGAGAAGTACCAGGCGTGGCTCCTGGGGCACATCCAGAGCAATCCCGAGTTCATCCAGCCCGCCGGATACCGCAACGAGGTGCTGGAGATGCTGCGCGAGCCCATCGGTGACCTGAGCATCAGCCGCCCGAAGTCGCGCGTGCCGTGGGGCATCGAGCTGCCCTGGGACCCCGACCACGTAACCTACGTGTGGTTCGACGCCCTGCTGAACTACGTCTCCGGCCCCGTCAGCCGGGGGATGGGCGAGGAGACCATCGGCCTGGCGTGGCACGTCATCGGCAAGGACATCCTCAAGCCGCACGCCGTCTTCTGGCCGACGATGCTCAGGGCGGCGGGCCTGCCGATCTACCGCAAACTCGTCGTCCACAGCCACATCCTCGCGGAGGACGGGCGCAAGATGGGCAAGTCGCTGGGGAACGCCATCAACCCCGAACAGCTCGTGAACGAGTACCCGGTGGACGCGATCCGCTACACCCTGCTGCGGGAAGCGACCCTGAGCGCGGACAGCCCGTACGGCGAGGGCATCCTCGTCTCGCGGCTGAATTCCGACCTGGCGAACGACCTGGGCAACCTGCTTTCCCGCACCGTCAGCATGATCCAGAAGTACCGGGGCGGCGTGATCCCGCAGGCGCACGAGCCGGGCGAACGCGAGCACGGCATCGAGGCGGCGGCGCTGGCCCTGCCCGGCGAGGTGATGGGGCTGGTGCGCGACCTGAAGGTGAACATGGCGATCGAGACGGCGATGAACTTCGTGCGCGACCTCAACCGCTACATCGCCGAGAGCGCGCCGTGGAACCTCGCCAAGTCGGAGGAGACGGCCCGGCGCTTAGACACCGTGCTTTACACCGCCGCCGAGGGGCTGCGGGTGGCGAGCGTGGCGCTGGAGGCGGTCATCCCCGGCAAGGCCAGAGGGCTGCGCGGGCAACTCGGCCTGGGCGGGCAGTCCTACGCCCTGACGGGTGCGTGGGGCCTGACCCCTGCCGGAACCCGCGTCGTCGGCGGCCCGATCCTCTTCCCCAAGCCCGAGGCGCGCGAGAAAGAGGAGACCGACCCTCCCACACCCGCCCCCAAGAAGGAGAGAAAACCTGTGACCCAGCCCAGCGACCAGCCCCAGCCCGCGCCCACGCCCAGCCCCACCCCCGCCGCCACCGAGCCCGTCATCTCCATCGACGACTTCGCGCGGGTGGACCTGCGGATTGCCGAGGTGGTGGGCGCCGAGGCCGTCGAGAAGGCGGACAAGCTCCTCAAGCTCACCGTGCGGATGGGCGAGGAGACGCGCACGGTCGTCAGCGGCATCCGCAAGTGGTTCGCGCCCGAAGACCTCGTGGGCCGCCGGGTCGTTCTCGTCGCCAATCTCAAGCCCGCCAAGTTGCGCGGGATCGAGAGCCAGGGCATGATCCTCGCCGCTGAGGACGACCAGGGCAACCTCGACCTGGTGGGCACGAGGCTCGACCTGCCGACCGGGACGAAGGTGCGCTGA
- the aat gene encoding leucyl/phenylalanyl-tRNA--protein transferase, with product MPSARFFLHHPDPLTREVARGYAGGAFLMDNGGGVAWYAVERRALVPLTEAEGLHVARRLRRELGRFEVRVDTAFADVVEGCRGHLPGAPERDGEWISPPLAHMYTHLHGTGLAHSFEVWRDGELAGGVLGLALGGAFIAESKFHRLPNASKAALVHLAAHLHARGFSLLDAQIQNPHLARLGVYEVGGKEYRERLFRALGQDVSL from the coding sequence ATGCCCTCCGCCCGCTTCTTCCTCCACCACCCCGACCCCCTGACCCGCGAGGTCGCGCGGGGGTACGCGGGGGGTGCTTTCCTGATGGACAATGGTGGCGGCGTGGCGTGGTACGCCGTCGAGCGGCGGGCGCTCGTGCCCCTGACGGAAGCGGAGGGCCTGCACGTCGCGCGGCGGCTGCGGCGGGAGCTGGGGAGATTTGAGGTGCGGGTGGACACGGCCTTCGCCGACGTGGTGGAGGGCTGCCGGGGCCACCTGCCGGGTGCGCCCGAGCGGGACGGCGAGTGGATCAGCCCGCCCCTCGCCCACATGTACACCCACCTGCACGGCACGGGGCTGGCGCACTCCTTCGAGGTGTGGCGGGACGGCGAACTGGCGGGCGGCGTGCTCGGCCTCGCGCTCGGCGGCGCCTTCATCGCGGAGAGCAAGTTTCACCGCCTTCCGAACGCGAGCAAGGCGGCCCTCGTCCACCTCGCCGCACACCTGCACGCGCGGGGCTTTTCGCTCCTCGACGCGCAGATTCAAAACCCGCACCTCGCCCGATTGGGGGTGTACGAGGTAGGCGGGAAAGAGTACCGGGAGCGGTTGTTCCGGGCGCTCGGGCAGGACGTGAGCCTGTAG
- a CDS encoding PaaI family thioesterase, protein MPDLPTLEQLNTMGEGLLPGLIGIRFTHAERGLLRSEFTVRRELLAPNTFLHAASVVALADTTCGYGTRMLLPEGASGFTTIELKSNHLSTAREGLVTCEARAVHAGRTTQVWDAEVRSGQGKVMAVFRCTQAVLYPKG, encoded by the coding sequence ATGCCCGACCTGCCCACCCTGGAGCAACTGAACACGATGGGCGAGGGGCTGCTGCCCGGATTGATCGGCATCCGTTTCACCCACGCGGAAAGGGGCCTGCTGCGAAGTGAATTCACCGTCCGCCGCGAACTCCTCGCCCCGAACACCTTCCTGCACGCGGCGTCCGTCGTGGCCCTTGCCGACACCACCTGCGGCTACGGCACGCGGATGCTGCTTCCCGAAGGCGCGAGCGGCTTCACCACCATCGAACTCAAGAGCAACCACCTCTCCACCGCCCGCGAAGGGCTTGTGACCTGCGAGGCCCGCGCCGTCCACGCCGGGCGCACCACCCAGGTCTGGGACGCGGAGGTGAGGAGCGGGCAGGGCAAGGTTATGGCCGTGTTCCGGTGCACGCAGGCAGTGCTGTATCCGAAGGGGTAA
- a CDS encoding LysM peptidoglycan-binding domain-containing M23 family metallopeptidase, translating to MSRPLLLAAALLLGVAGAYTVKPGDTLYSIARTHGTTVAEITRLNGLKNTSLEVGQTLRLPGETAPQAPAPATPPPTTAAPAPTPLPEPVPVGTAQVAGVTVTAPTSLRMGDAFVMRLSGPRAGQATVRFPSEVGEDVRRPDEWLIPTGAAGEYVVLGRVVLGKTTPVVYEIKVGGDQVRGSIPVTGLTQTIQYLNLPPSISGKLQDPGRKAEEALVERAYTRRTPQAWARPFQPAVNVRAQSSAFGQPRTYVAGGPVQYHYGTDYPAPTGTAVRAVNDGTVVVAGRYPVRGGLVIIDHGAGLTSLYFHQSRVTARVGQKVRRGDKIGEVGSTGLSDGAHLHLEMRVRGEATNPAGWMNRIWPR from the coding sequence ATGAGCCGCCCCCTCCTGCTCGCCGCCGCCCTCCTGCTGGGCGTGGCGGGCGCGTACACCGTCAAACCCGGCGACACCCTCTACAGCATCGCGCGGACGCACGGCACGACCGTCGCCGAGATCACCCGCCTCAACGGCCTCAAGAACACCTCGCTGGAGGTCGGGCAGACCCTAAGGCTGCCGGGTGAGACGGCCCCGCAGGCCCCGGCGCCCGCGACTCCGCCCCCCACGACGGCGGCACCTGCGCCCACCCCCCTGCCCGAACCCGTGCCCGTGGGGACGGCCCAGGTCGCGGGAGTCACGGTGACGGCCCCGACGAGTCTGCGGATGGGCGACGCCTTCGTGATGCGCCTGAGCGGGCCACGGGCGGGGCAGGCGACGGTGCGCTTTCCCAGCGAGGTCGGCGAGGACGTGCGCCGCCCGGACGAGTGGCTGATCCCCACGGGCGCGGCGGGCGAGTACGTGGTGTTGGGGCGTGTGGTGCTCGGCAAGACCACCCCGGTCGTGTACGAGATCAAGGTGGGCGGCGATCAGGTGCGGGGCAGCATTCCGGTCACCGGGCTCACCCAGACGATCCAGTACCTCAACCTGCCGCCCTCCATCAGCGGCAAGCTTCAGGACCCGGGGCGCAAGGCGGAGGAGGCCCTCGTCGAACGGGCGTACACCCGCCGCACCCCCCAGGCATGGGCGCGGCCCTTCCAGCCTGCCGTGAACGTCCGCGCCCAGAGCAGCGCCTTCGGGCAGCCCCGCACCTACGTGGCGGGCGGGCCCGTCCAGTACCACTACGGCACCGACTACCCCGCGCCCACCGGCACCGCCGTGCGGGCCGTGAACGACGGCACGGTCGTCGTGGCGGGCCGGTACCCCGTGCGCGGCGGCCTCGTGATCATCGACCACGGGGCGGGCCTGACGAGCCTGTACTTCCACCAGAGCCGGGTGACCGCCAGGGTGGGGCAGAAGGTCCGGCGCGGCGACAAGATCGGCGAGGTGGGCTCGACCGGCCTGAGCGACGGCGCGCACCTGCACCTCGAAATGCGCGTGCGCGGCGAGGCCACCAACCCCGCCGGGTGGATGAACCGTATCTGGCCGAGGTGA
- the dtd gene encoding D-aminoacyl-tRNA deacylase, giving the protein MRAVLQRVTRARCTVGGQVTGETGPGLLILLGVAPGDTPDTAHTLAAKIVKLRVFGDEAGRMNRSLLDVGGGVLSVSQFTLYADTRRGNRPGFSGAAPPEQARALYASFNAALRGHGVPVGEGVFGAHMSLDLTNDGPVTLVLDTAEG; this is encoded by the coding sequence GTGCGCGCCGTCCTCCAGCGGGTCACGCGGGCCCGCTGCACGGTGGGGGGCCAGGTCACGGGCGAGACGGGCCCCGGCCTCCTGATCCTGCTCGGGGTCGCGCCCGGGGATACGCCCGACACGGCCCATACCCTCGCCGCGAAGATCGTCAAGCTGCGCGTCTTCGGCGACGAGGCCGGGAGGATGAACCGCAGCCTGCTCGACGTGGGGGGCGGGGTGCTCAGCGTCAGCCAGTTCACCCTCTACGCCGACACCCGCCGGGGCAACCGCCCGGGCTTCTCCGGGGCCGCGCCGCCCGAGCAGGCCCGCGCCCTGTACGCCAGCTTCAACGCCGCCCTGCGTGGGCACGGCGTTCCGGTGGGGGAGGGCGTCTTCGGCGCCCACATGAGCCTCGACCTGACGAACGACGGCCCGGTGACGCTGGTGCTCGACACGGCGGAGGGGTAG
- a CDS encoding DUF1844 domain-containing protein, translating into MPNLEFVGLVNSLQATAEAALGDLNAATASAARDGLLDESRARQTAERSLRLLTMLAEKTRGNLDFTEAELLTDAIGSLRARLGN; encoded by the coding sequence ATGCCCAACCTCGAATTCGTCGGCCTCGTCAACTCCCTGCAAGCGACCGCCGAGGCCGCGCTGGGGGACCTCAACGCTGCCACCGCCAGCGCCGCCCGCGACGGCCTGCTGGATGAAAGCCGGGCCCGGCAGACCGCCGAACGCTCCCTGCGACTCCTGACCATGCTCGCCGAGAAGACGCGTGGCAACCTCGACTTCACGGAGGCCGAGCTCCTGACGGACGCCATCGGCAGCCTGCGCGCCCGCCTGGGGAACTGA
- a CDS encoding uracil-DNA glycosylase, which yields MAALGALEARAKGCTACKLRPGCTQVVVADGQAAAPLLIVGEGPGGDEDRVGLPFVGRAGQLLDKILGAVGLTRQDAYITNVVKCRPPANRTPEPDEIAACTGLWLGPQLSLLRPRVILTLGNTPTQYLLGTRLGITKTRGTWHPYRHDDGGGGSYEALLMPMFHPAYLLRQDTRAPGGPKSLTWRDIREAAAVLRGEKEPEGLATAQPKPESTQPTLF from the coding sequence ATGGCCGCCCTCGGGGCGCTCGAAGCCCGCGCCAAGGGCTGCACCGCCTGCAAGCTGCGGCCCGGCTGCACCCAGGTCGTCGTCGCGGACGGCCAAGCGGCGGCCCCCCTCCTGATCGTCGGCGAGGGCCCCGGCGGGGACGAGGACCGGGTGGGCCTGCCCTTCGTGGGCCGCGCCGGGCAGCTCCTCGACAAGATTCTGGGGGCCGTGGGCCTCACGCGGCAGGACGCCTACATCACCAACGTCGTCAAGTGCCGCCCGCCCGCCAACCGCACCCCCGAGCCCGACGAGATCGCCGCCTGCACCGGGCTGTGGCTGGGGCCCCAGCTCTCGTTGCTGCGCCCGCGCGTGATCCTCACCCTGGGGAACACGCCGACCCAGTACCTTCTGGGCACCCGGTTGGGCATCACCAAGACGCGCGGCACCTGGCACCCCTACCGGCACGACGACGGCGGGGGCGGCAGCTACGAGGCCCTCCTCATGCCGATGTTCCACCCCGCCTACCTCCTGCGCCAGGACACCCGCGCCCCCGGCGGCCCCAAGAGCTTGACCTGGCGCGACATCCGCGAGGCCGCCGCCGTGCTGCGCGGGGAGAAGGAGCCGGAGGGGCTGGCGACGGCCCAGCCGAAACCCGAGAGCACGCAGCCCACGCTGTTCTGA
- a CDS encoding C40 family peptidase produces the protein MNALRTLLIAGALTSGASLAATHTVKPGDTLYSVAQKYGMEPVQVMQLNGLPSPTLQVGQTLEVGGAEEGASPTPVAARPASPAAPTRQVSAAVPPSASAQAPAPRGGSAFIRTAATRFLGIRYALGGTGGRGLDCSGFTMRVFSQLGIRLPRTAAAQWRMGASVSRRDLRAGDLVFFNTTGRAASHVGIYIGDGLMANANSFKGRTVIEPLFGNVYWASRYIGARRILS, from the coding sequence ATGAACGCGCTACGTACCCTCCTGATTGCCGGTGCCCTGACGAGTGGGGCCTCCCTCGCCGCCACGCACACCGTCAAACCCGGTGACACGCTTTACAGCGTCGCGCAGAAGTACGGGATGGAGCCCGTGCAGGTGATGCAGCTCAACGGCCTGCCCAGCCCTACCCTCCAGGTCGGCCAGACCCTGGAGGTCGGCGGCGCAGAGGAAGGTGCGTCCCCCACCCCGGTCGCCGCGCGTCCGGCCAGCCCCGCCGCGCCCACTCGCCAGGTGAGCGCCGCCGTGCCCCCCAGCGCGAGCGCGCAGGCCCCCGCGCCCCGCGGCGGCAGCGCCTTCATCCGCACGGCGGCGACCCGCTTCCTGGGCATCCGCTACGCGCTGGGAGGCACGGGGGGCCGGGGCCTGGACTGCTCGGGCTTCACGATGCGGGTCTTTTCGCAGCTCGGCATCCGGCTGCCGCGCACCGCCGCCGCCCAGTGGCGGATGGGGGCCAGCGTGAGCCGCCGCGACCTGCGCGCCGGGGACCTGGTGTTTTTCAACACCACCGGGCGCGCCGCCAGCCACGTGGGCATCTACATCGGCGACGGCCTGATGGCGAACGCGAACAGCTTCAAGGGCCGCACCGTCATCGAGCCCCTCTTCGGCAACGTGTACTGGGCCAGCCGTTATATCGGCGCCCGCCGCATCCTGAGCTGA
- a CDS encoding outer membrane lipoprotein carrier protein LolA, which produces MKKALSLLTLAVLVSGASAQTAQDILSRVDAAQKAAKDVTFRLSGTATLETAPQRIDLTVKSIPAQGVARLQFAAPDALADNVVVADKNEIRQYLFLTNQITVTPTKTAAANSGLGGLDFTGLTNAATLLNTYNVRLIGTGTVAGRKVYQLEATPKGTGGTDRARVWITEAGWRPTRVQLVGNGNKVLADLNVTNYRVNSGLTVSGLKALPKDAQVIRQ; this is translated from the coding sequence GTGAAGAAAGCTCTCTCCCTGCTCACCCTCGCCGTGCTCGTGTCCGGCGCGAGTGCCCAGACCGCCCAGGACATCCTCAGCCGCGTCGACGCCGCCCAGAAGGCCGCCAAGGACGTGACCTTCCGCCTGAGCGGGACGGCCACCCTGGAAACCGCCCCCCAAAGAATCGACCTCACCGTCAAGAGCATCCCGGCCCAGGGCGTGGCCCGGTTGCAGTTCGCCGCCCCCGACGCCCTCGCCGACAACGTGGTCGTGGCGGACAAGAACGAGATTCGCCAGTACCTCTTCCTGACCAACCAGATCACCGTCACGCCCACGAAGACCGCCGCCGCGAACTCGGGCCTGGGCGGGCTGGACTTCACCGGCCTCACGAACGCCGCCACGCTGCTGAATACCTACAACGTGCGCCTGATCGGCACGGGCACCGTGGCAGGCCGCAAGGTCTACCAGCTCGAGGCGACCCCCAAGGGCACGGGGGGCACCGACCGCGCCCGCGTGTGGATCACCGAGGCGGGCTGGCGCCCCACCCGCGTCCAGCTCGTCGGGAACGGCAACAAGGTCCTCGCCGACCTGAATGTCACGAATTACCGCGTGAACAGCGGCCTGACCGTCTCGGGGCTCAAAGCCCTGCCGAAAGACGCCCAGGTCATCCGGCAGTAG
- a CDS encoding LEA type 2 family protein produces the protein MNRLLLAPLLVPLLGACAPTQRVIQVPTFEVEQVRLTSLALPSGPTPAQANLALRVRVENPNPVPVRLANFNARLFIDGADVGRVDLPNVALPARGSTVQDANLGIPVTLQTAGAFLKVARGTQVSYRVDGTFTADLGVLGRPTFGPFTLAQGVWQQPAILPF, from the coding sequence ATGAACCGGCTTCTCCTCGCGCCCCTCCTCGTCCCCCTGCTGGGGGCCTGCGCCCCGACCCAGCGGGTGATCCAGGTCCCCACCTTCGAGGTCGAGCAGGTCCGGCTCACCAGCCTCGCCCTCCCGAGCGGCCCGACCCCGGCCCAGGCGAACCTCGCCCTGCGGGTGCGGGTGGAGAACCCCAACCCCGTGCCCGTGCGCCTCGCCAACTTCAACGCCCGCCTCTTCATCGACGGGGCGGACGTGGGGCGGGTGGACCTGCCGAACGTGGCCCTCCCCGCGCGGGGGAGCACGGTGCAGGACGCGAACCTCGGCATTCCCGTCACCCTCCAGACCGCCGGGGCCTTCCTGAAGGTGGCGCGCGGCACCCAGGTCAGCTACCGGGTGGACGGCACCTTCACCGCCGACCTCGGCGTGCTGGGACGCCCCACCTTCGGACCCTTCACCCTGGCGCAGGGGGTGTGGCAGCAACCCGCGATCCTGCCGTTCTGA